A single region of the Gorilla gorilla gorilla isolate KB3781 chromosome 1, NHGRI_mGorGor1-v2.1_pri, whole genome shotgun sequence genome encodes:
- the GARIN4 gene encoding Golgi-associated RAB2 interactor protein 4: MNADFLLPYYTAQSGSSMSMFNTTMGKLQRQLYKGEYDIFKYAPIFESDFIQITKRGEVIDVHNRVRMVTMGIARTSPILPLPDVMLLARPATGCKEYAGHGQATKRKKRKAAKNLELTRLLPLKFVRISVQDHEKQQLRLKFATGRSCYLQLCPALDTRDDLFAYWEKLIYLLRPPMESNSSTCGIPAEDMMWVPVFQEDRRSLGAVNLQGKGDQDQVSIQSLHMVSEVCGATSAAYAGGEGLQNDFHKPTNVLNVSIPKTSTELAEEPATGAIKEAAAAGAAAGAATGTVAGALSVAAANSAPGQVSTAIAGAATISAGGNKSNMALAGTASMAPNSTKVAVAGAAGKSSEHVSSASMSLSREGSVSLAIAGVVLTSRTAAETDMDAAAGPPVSTRQSKSSLSGQHGRERTQASAEGCKEGRERREKDRALGRSSHRRRTGESRHKTRGDKIARKSSSRSSFSHRANRDDKKEKGCDNPGSSRHGDSHKGVSHTPISKESRTSHKSGRSLSTTISGSSKGLGRISSFLRNVRANLTTKAVGTPHGRDVDIMAKMAERSTNVAIAETAEGGQGLEMVGSMTPDIMETVTFEAH, encoded by the coding sequence ATGAATGCTGATTTTCTGCTGCCGTATTATACGGCCCAGAGTGGCTCCAGCATGAGCATGTTCAACACCACCATGGGGAAACTGCAGCGACAACTGTACAAGGGGGAGTATGATATATTCAAGTATGCACCGATATTTGAGAGCGACTTTATCCAGATCACCAAAAGGGGAGAAGTGATTGATGTGCACAACCGTGTCCGTATGGTGACCATGGGCATTGCACGTACCAGCCCCATCCTCCCACTCCCAGATGTCATGCTACTGGCACGACCAGCCACCGGCTGCAAAGAGTATGCTGGACATGGCCAGGCCACTAAGAGAAAAAAACGCAAGGCAGCAAAGAACTTAGAGCTCACCAGGCTTCTGCCCCTGAAGTTTGTACGGATCTCTGTTCAAGACCATGAGAAACAACAGCTGCGCCTGAAGTTTGCCACTGGCAGATCTTGCTATCTGCAATTGTGTCCCGCTCTCGACACACGGGATGACCTCTTTGCCTATTGGGAAAAACTAATTTACCTCTTGCGGCCACCCATGGAGAGTAACAGCAGTACCTGTGGCATTCCAGCTGAAGACATGATGTGGGTGCCTGTGTTTCAGGAAGACAGGAGGAGCCTGGGAGCCGTGAACCTTCAAGGAAAGGGGGATCAGGACCAGGTCAGCATCCAAAGCCTCCACATGGTCTCTGAGGTGTGTGGGGCCACCTCTGCTGCTTATGCTGGAGGGGAGGGACTCCAAAATGACTTTCACAAACCCACTAATGTGCTCAATGTATCCATCCCCAAAACATCTACAGAACTTGCTGAGGAGCCAGCAACAGGGGCGATTaaagaggcagcagcagcaggggcagcTGCAGGGGCAGCAACAGGCACCGTAGCAGGTGCCTTGAGTGTGGCAGCAGCCAATTCTGCCCCTGGACAGGTGAGCACAGCCATAGCTGGGGCGGCCACCATCAGTGCAGGAGGAAACAAAAGCAACATGGCCCTTGCAGGCACTGCCAGCATGGCTCCAAACAGCACGAAGGTGGCTGTGGCAGGGGCTGCAGGCAAGTCCTCAGAGCATGTTTCTAGTGCATCCATGAGCCTTTCCCGAGAGGGCAGCGTGAGCCTGGCCATTGCAGGAGTAGTACTGACCAGCAGGACAGCTGCAGAAACAGACATGGATGCAGCAGCGGGACCTCCCGTCTCCACCCGGCAGAGCAAGAGCAGCCTGAGTGGACAGCATGGAAGGGAGCGAACCCAGGCCAGCGCTGAAGGCTgcaaggaggggagggaaagaagggaaaaggaCAGGGCTCTCGGAAGGAGTTCCCATCGCCGCAGGACAGGTGAAAGCCGCCACAAAACAAGGGGAGACAAGATTGCCCGAAAGTCCTCCAGCAGGTCCTCATTCAGCCACAGAGCCAATCGAGATGACAAAAAGGAGAAAGGCTGTGACAACCCGGGGAGCAGCAGGCACGGGGACTCGCATAAAGGTGTCAGCCACACGCCCATCTCAAAGGAGTCCAGGACCTCTCACAAATCTGGGAGGAGCTTATCGACCACCATTTCCGGTTCCAGCAAGGGACTTGGCAGGATCAGCTCTTTCCTGAGGAACGTCAGAGCCAACCTTACTACAAAAGCAGTGGGCACACCACATGGCAGAGATGTGGACATCATGGCTAAGATGGCGGAGAGGAGCACCAACGTGGCCATCGCCGAGACAGCAGAGGGTGGCCAGGGGCTGGAGATGGTTGGTTCTATGACACCAGACATCATGGAGACAGTGACCTTTGAAGCCCATTAA
- the ATF3 gene encoding cyclic AMP-dependent transcription factor ATF-3, whose protein sequence is MMLQHPGQVSASEVSASAIVPCLSPPGSLVFEDFANLTPFVKEELRFAIQNKHLCHRMSSALESVTVSDRPLGVSITKAEVAPEEDERKKRRRERNKIAAAKCRNKKKEKTECLQKESEKLESVNAELKAQIEELKNEKQHLIYMLNLHRPTCIVRAQNGRTPEDERNLFIQQIKEGTLQS, encoded by the exons ATGATGCTTCAACACCCAGGCCAGGTCTCTGCCTCAGAAGTGAGTGCTTCTGCCATCGTCCCCTGCCTGTCCCCTCCTGGGTCACTGGTGTTTGAGGATTTTGCTAACCTGACGCCCTTTGTCAAGGAAGAGCTGAGGTTTGCCATCCAGAACAAGCACCTCTGCCACCGGATGTCCTCTGCGCTGGAGTCAGTCACTGTCAGCGACAGACCCCTCGGGGTGTCCATCACAAAAGCCGAG GTAGCCCCTGAagaagatgaaaggaaaaagagGCGACGAGAAAGAAATAAGATTGCAGCTGCAAAGTGCCGAaacaagaagaaggagaagacgGAGTGCCTGCAGAAA GAGTCGGAGAAGCTGGAAAGTGTGAATGCTGAACTGAAGGCTCAGATTGAGGAGCTCAAGAACGAGAAGCAGCATTTGATATACATGCTCAACCTTCATCGGCCCACGTGTATTGTCCGGGCTCAGAATGGGAGGACTCCAGAAGATGAGAGAAACCTCTTTATCCAACAGATAAAAGAAGGAACATTGCAGAGCTAA